From a single Raphanus sativus cultivar WK10039 chromosome 3, ASM80110v3, whole genome shotgun sequence genomic region:
- the LOC130509977 gene encoding uncharacterized protein LOC130509977, protein MSFEMDKAMMELSLYEEDKPFNMPNLPQFKSSKRNARSLIGRILNPECQKMANLILDMPRKWQKRGRVKGIALSKERFQFIFDHEHDLVEILEKGVHTFNDWTLAIDRWVEIPPPDYLRFIPIWVQIRNMPVNYYTEESITALGDLIGEVKMVALDPERSQTQEYVRVLVRFDVTRPLRKSKVVNLPEGGSTVVYFNYERIQKRCYECQRLNHAKDLCPLLVRKRQEQAQERRQKILMEKSAGKQILSEDDPLFGVLNEEQVGLCKETGRRKISPEVLDEMRRYMLTGKEEEKSLMIDMVRTSVAEAERDPLTQKTMLRLESKPVFTKDLDIGRGLVYDFDLNKDGENIIEHDCGGEKLMMAAIKANKSVASSDHGDGVKRAAGNSSSREQRSGVSGDQLGPSKDTESKTRSNVPLQLEGSPTEYGSGLFSTGPSGASPQQAKSRRRPYVKKRQGRLSATSNVLQALYGNEEDREKVGSKRRQMEAESSGHKSAQRKEVKVIPHEGSPRF, encoded by the coding sequence ATGTCGTTCGAAATGGATAAAGCTATGATGGAATTATCTCTCTATGAGGAGGATAAGCCCTTCAATATGCCAAACCTACCGCAGTTTAAATCGTCAAAAAGGAATGCTAGAAGTCTAATTGGAAGGATACTTAATCCAGAGTGCCAGAAGATGGCAAATCTGATCCTTGACATGCCGAGGAAGTGGCAGAAGCGGGGAAGAGTCAAAGGAATCGCCTTATCGAAGGAGCGGTTTCAGTTTATTTTCGATCATGAgcatgatttggttgaaatccTTGAGAAAGGGGTTCACACTTTCAATGATTGGACGCTAGCCATTGATCGATGGGTTGAAATACCTCCCCCAGATTATCTTCGTTTTATTCCTATCTGGGTTCAAATTCGTAATATGCCGGTGAATTACTATACAGAGGAGTCGATTACGGCTTTGGGGGACTTGATTGGTGAAGTTAAGATGGTCGCGTTAGATCCAGAGAGGTCACAAACTCAGGAATACGTGAGGGTTCTGGTTCGCTTTGATGTGACGAGACCGTTAAGGAAGTCAAAGGTGGTGAATCTACCTGAAGGAGGATCAACAGTGGTATATTTTAACTATGAGCGGATTCAGAAGAGATGCTATGAATGTCAGCGACTCAATCACGCAAAGGATCTCTGTCCTTTACTGGTTCGTAAGCGACAGGAGCAAGCACAGGAAAGACGTCAAAAGATCCTCATGGAAAAATCAGCTGGGAAGCAAATACTTTCCGAAGATGATCCTCTTTTTGGGGTACTTAATGAAGAACAAGTTGGGCTCTGTAAAGAAACGGGTAGAAGGAAAATCTCGCCGGAAGTGTTGGATGAGATGAGGCGTTATATGCTCACTggcaaggaagaagagaaaTCTCTTATGATAGACATGGTGAGAACGTCTGTCGCAGAAGCGGAAAGAGACCCCCTTACTCAGAAGACTATGCTGCGTTTGGAGTCTAAACCGGTGTTTACTAAGGATCTTGATATTGGAAGAGGGCTGGTTTATGACTTTGATCTGAATAAAGATGGTGAGAACATAATAGAGCATGATTGTGGAGGAGAGAAACTTATGATGGCAGCCATCAAAGCTAACAAGAGCGTAGCTTCGAGTGATCATGGAGATGGAGTGAAGCGGGCAGCGGGCAATAGTAGCAGCAGGGAGCAGCGATCTGGTGTTTCAGGGGATCAACTCGGGCCTTCTAAAGATACAGAAAGTAAGACAAGGAGCAATGTACCTCTTCAGTTGGAGGGGAGCCCAACGGAATATGGTTCTGGTTTATTTTCGACTGGACCATCCGGGGCTTCTCCACAACAGGCGAAATCGAGAAGAAGGCCCTATGTAAAAAAGCGACAAGGGAGGTTGTCTGCAACCTCCAATGTCTTACAGGCGCTCTATGGGAATGAGGAGGACAGAGAGAAGGTGGGCTCGAAGAGAAGGCAAATGGAGGCAGAGTCGTCAGGACATAAAAGTGCTCAACGCAAAGAAGTTAAGGTGATCCCGCATGAGGGATCGCCGCGGTTTTAA